In Natator depressus isolate rNatDep1 chromosome 9, rNatDep2.hap1, whole genome shotgun sequence, a single genomic region encodes these proteins:
- the PSMD10 gene encoding 26S proteasome non-ATPase regulatory subunit 10: MEGSVSSVEICNLAYTGQLELLQDRLRENRGLATRSDQDRRTALHWACSAGQTDVVHFLLGLGVPVNDKDDASWTPLHIAASAGHDEIVKALIGKGAQVNDVNQNGCTPLHYAASRNRQEIAVMLLQNRADPDATDHFESTPLHRAAAKGNLKMIQILLQYKASVNMQDSEGNTPLHLACDEERVDEAKLLVSHGASIYIENKEEKTPLKVSKGGLGTVLKRLVEG; encoded by the exons ATGGAGGGCTCTGTGTCCAGTGTGGAGATCTGTAACCTGGCCTACACGGGGCAGCTGGAGTTGCTGCAGGACCGGCTGAGGGAGAACCGCGGCCTGGCTACCCGCAGCGACCAG GATCGCAGAACAGCgctgcactgggcatgctcagcgGGACAGACGGACGTCGTGCATTTCTTGTTAGGCCTGGGCGTGCCTGTCAATGACAAGGACGAC GCTAGCTGGACTCCTCTCCATATTGCAGCTTCAGCAGGCCATGATGAAATTGTGAAAGCTCTGATTGGAAAAGGTGCTCAGGTGAATGATGTTAATCAAAATGGCTGCACACCTCTGCATTATGCAGCCTCCAGAAATAGACAAGAG ATTGCAGTTATGCTGTTACAGAATAGAGCTGATCCTGACGCAACAGATCACTTTGAATCCACTCCATTACATAGAGCAGCAGCCAAAGGAAACCTAAAAATGATACAGATCCTACTGCAGTACAAAGCGTCTGTGAATATGCAGGACTCTGAAGGGAACACACCTCT CCATTTAGCCTGTGATGAAGAGAGAGTGGATGAGGCAAAGCTGTTGGTGTCCCATGGTGCAAGTATTTACATTGAGAATAAAGAAGAAAAGACCCCACTGAAAGTGTCAAAAGGTGGCCTGGGAACTGTACTTAAAAGATTGGTGGAAGGCTAG
- the VSIG1 gene encoding V-set and immunoglobulin domain-containing protein 1, which translates to MFATMLKIVAIIAALSGHISSVTVTAPQSMVNVSVGGNATLLCTYTTTGSLDSLFIQWSFYSAKEKQPQTHSPCRKIQSMDEKSVNHCQKTVYVTDARGRCSWKHQIYYFQNGQAYEYGEFKNRINGTTNQGNASITISNMQPSDTGFYTCEVFNPQDSNGRNQKSVAVSVLVKPSQPHCSLRGTPETGHLVSLSCYSEEGMPVPTYQWYRVSGETLKPMTEQLNTKTGLFIIGNLTTFETGYYRCTASNSLGNSSCEVDLSAAHSEGGLIAGALIGAILGAVVICIIVWFLTKREKKKETKEKAANSEMQPMSQKQQANVEYVNIPTQENESVATATPSRDANAASEYSTSKEVAASGVPENDEMQGVETQARA; encoded by the exons GCCACATCAGCAGCGTGACTGTGACAGCTCCCCAGAGCATGGTGAACGTCAGTGTTGGTGGAAATGCCACTCTTCTCTGCACATATACAACAACTGGGTCTCTGGATTCACTTTTCATTCAGTGGAGTTTTTACAGTGCCAAAGAGAAACAACCTCAAACA CATTCCCCATGCCGCAAAATTCAGAGTATGGATGAAAAGTCAGTCAATCATTGTCAAAAGACGGTGTATGTGACAGATGCACGGGGGAGATGTAGCTGGAAACACCAG ATCTATTATTTTCAGAATGGACAGGCTTATGAGTATGGAGAGTTCAAGAACAGAATAAATGGGACAACAAACCAAGGAAATGCATCAATAACAATCTCCAACATGCAGCCGTCGGACACCGGGTTCTATACCTGCGAAGTTTTCAACCCGCAAGATTCAAATGGACGGAACCAGAAATCAGTGGCTGTCAGTGTACTGG TCAAACCTTCGCAGCCTCACTGTAGCTTACGGGGAACCCCTGAGACaggccaccttgtctctctctcctgctattCTGAAGAAGGGATGCCTGTGCCTACATACCAGTGGTATAGAGTATCAGGGGAGACCCTCAAACCCATGACAGAACAACTCA ATACAAAAACTGGGCTTTTCATTATTGGTAATCTCACAACCTTTGAAACCGGATACTACCGGTGCACAGCTAGTAACAGCCTTGGAAACAGCAGCTGTGAAGTTGACTTGTCTGCAGCAC ATTCAGAAGGTGGTCTCATTGCTGGAGCATTAATTGGAGCAATTCTGGGAGCAGTTGTTATCTGCATTATTGTCTGGTTTTTAACcaagagggagaagaaaaaggagacAAAAGAGAAAGCAGCAAATAGTGAAATGCA ACCAATGTCTCAGAAACAACAGGCAAATGTCGAATATGTTAATATACCCACCCAAGAAAATGAGTCTGTTGCCACAGCTACACCAAGCAGAGACGCTAATGCAGCCAGTGAATACTCTACTTCTAAGGAAGTTGCTGCCTCTGGAGTGCCTGAAAATGATGAGATGCAAGGAGTGGAGACACAAGCAAGAGCCTAA